The following coding sequences are from one Anolis sagrei isolate rAnoSag1 chromosome 6, rAnoSag1.mat, whole genome shotgun sequence window:
- the C1QL3 gene encoding complement C1q-like protein 3, which translates to MAAGALGVVMVLLLVILIPVLVSSAGTSAHYEMLGTCRMVCDPYGGTKAPSTAATPDRGLMQSLPTFIQGPKGEAGRPGKAGPRGPPGEPGPPGPAGPPGDKGEPGRQGLPGPPGAPGLNAAGAISAATYSTVPKIAFYAGLKRQHEGYEVLKFDDVVTNLGNHYDPTTGKFTCSIPGIYFFTYHVLMRGGDGTSMWADLCKNNQVRASAIAQDADQNYDYASNSVVLHLEPGDEIYIKLDGGKAHGGNNNKYSTFSGFIIYAD; encoded by the exons ATGGCGGCCGGCGCCCTCGGGGTGGTGATGGTGCTGCTGCTGGTCATCCTGATCCCGGTGCTGGTCAGCTCGGCCGGCACCTCGGCCCACTACGAGATGCTGGGCACCTGCCGCATGGTCTGCGACCCCTACGGCGGCACCAAGGCGCCCAGCACCGCCGCCACGCCGGACCGCGGGCTCATGCAGTCGCTGCCCACCTTCATCCAGGGACCCAAAGGCGAGGCCGGGCGGCCGGGCAAGGCCGGGCCCAGGGGGCCCCCGGGGGAGCCCGGCCCTCCTGGTCCCGCGGGCCCGCCGGGTGACAAGGGCGAGCCCGGGCGGCAAGGCTTGCCAGGCCCCCCGGGGGCCCCGGGGCTGAACGCGGCGGGGGCCATCAGCGCCGCCACCTACAGCACCGTGCCCAAGATCGCCTTCTACGCGGGGCTCAAGCGGCAGCACGAGGGCTACGAGGTGCTCAAGTTCGACGACGTGGTCACCAACCTGGGCAACCACTACGACCCCACCACGGGCAAGTTCACCTGCTCCATCCCGGGCATCTACTTCTTCACCTACCACGTGCTCATGCGCGGCGGCGACGGGACCAGCATGTGGGCAGACCTCTGCAAAAACAACcag GTGCGGGCTAGCGCCATAGCACAGGATGCGGATCAAAATTATGATTATGCCAGTAACAGTGTTGTTCTACATTTGGAGCCAGGAGATGAAATCTACATAAAATTAGATGGAGGAAAAGCACATggtggaaacaacaacaaatacagcaCATTTTCTGGATTTATAATTTATGCTGACTGA